A single genomic interval of Atribacterota bacterium harbors:
- the murD gene encoding UDP-N-acetylmuramoyl-L-alanine--D-glutamate ligase, which translates to MRKEMDLENKKITVMGLGLNQGGLGVTRFLAKSGAHVLVTDLKTGYELQETLDKLKEYNNIQFVLGQHRIQDFVNTDMIIQNPAVPHNSKYLQVARTHGIPIETDLSLFLKICPSRNLIAVGGTKGKSTVTNLIYHTFYQSKKNIVHAGNIGISVFDILPEIKSNTIVLLEISSWQLEGLSQISFQPHIAVLTNILPDHLDRYGSFIDYACSEKLIYKFQNQSDYLITNLDNPITRNIAQETPTNIFWFSTKNKVTQGSYLEEDRLIFKSKNGLTEICTISDIPIPGLHNISNILAASNIFFIYKLPLTSIQEGIKTFPGVPNRLEKIKTFHGINFYNDTCATTPDATIAAIQSLEAEPLILILGGRDKKLNYDKLCQTIKRKKNVINIMILQHPAYNASKIIWNNFQKLKLNNKTELCYSMSEAVQKAYQKAIPGTNIILSPAATSFGMFSNEFERGNSFRLAINKLTG; encoded by the coding sequence ATGAGAAAAGAAATGGATTTGGAAAACAAAAAGATTACCGTAATGGGATTGGGTTTAAACCAGGGTGGCTTAGGTGTTACTCGGTTTTTAGCAAAATCAGGTGCACATGTTCTGGTGACTGACCTTAAAACAGGATATGAATTACAAGAAACATTGGATAAATTAAAGGAATACAACAATATCCAATTCGTCTTAGGCCAGCATCGAATTCAGGATTTTGTTAATACTGATATGATAATCCAGAATCCAGCAGTCCCACATAATTCAAAGTATTTACAAGTTGCCAGAACTCATGGTATTCCCATTGAAACGGATTTATCTTTATTTCTTAAAATTTGCCCTTCTCGAAATCTAATTGCTGTGGGAGGAACAAAGGGTAAAAGCACGGTTACCAATCTAATTTATCATACTTTTTATCAGTCTAAAAAGAATATTGTCCATGCCGGCAATATTGGTATTTCTGTATTTGATATATTACCTGAAATTAAATCCAACACAATTGTTTTATTAGAAATTTCCAGCTGGCAGCTGGAAGGTCTTTCTCAAATATCCTTTCAGCCCCATATTGCCGTTTTAACCAACATTCTACCTGATCACTTAGACAGATATGGCAGTTTTATTGATTATGCTTGTTCTGAAAAATTAATCTACAAATTTCAGAATCAATCTGACTATCTGATTACCAATCTGGATAATCCTATCACCAGAAATATTGCTCAAGAAACTCCAACAAACATTTTCTGGTTCAGCACCAAAAACAAAGTAACTCAAGGAAGTTATCTTGAAGAAGATAGATTAATCTTTAAATCAAAAAATGGATTAACAGAAATTTGCACTATCAGTGATATTCCAATCCCCGGTCTTCATAATATTAGTAATATACTGGCTGCTTCAAATATCTTTTTTATCTACAAACTTCCTTTAACTTCCATCCAGGAAGGTATAAAGACCTTCCCAGGTGTACCAAACCGATTAGAAAAGATTAAAACCTTCCATGGAATTAATTTTTACAATGATACCTGTGCCACAACTCCTGATGCCACTATTGCTGCTATCCAATCATTAGAAGCAGAACCATTAATCCTGATTCTGGGAGGGAGAGATAAAAAACTAAACTATGATAAGTTGTGCCAGACTATTAAAAGGAAGAAAAACGTTATTAATATAATGATTTTGCAGCATCCAGCATATAATGCTTCTAAAATCATCTGGAACAATTTCCAAAAACTTAAGCTAAATAATAAAACTGAACTCTGTTATTCTATGTCTGAGGCTGTCCAAAAAGCTTATCAGAAGGCAATTCCAGGAACAAACATCATTCTTTCACCGGCAGCTACCAGTTTCGGTATGTTCTCGAATGAATTTGAAAGAGGGAATTCTTTCCGACTTGCTATTAATAAATTAACCGGTTAA
- a CDS encoding TIGR01906 family membrane protein, which produces MDNLRIIFYFIFIISIPILLISSAVVLELDFLPFYEYAYQKYHISEVTGFTNDQLMVITRHLIQFFNDKVAHAQLMIENNGKPMYLFHVYEIEHLNDVKVLFHYAFQVLIVTLLYCLGYLLFTMVSRNRKKWYYFWKGLRNGNILTLGSLLGLGIAIFFGFHNLFTKFHYLVFGDPRNSPWMLDPKTDYLIRMYPLNFWQDAVILGIGMVILTALLLIFISSIVLISYRKRIRY; this is translated from the coding sequence GTGGATAACCTGCGTATTATATTCTATTTTATATTTATAATCTCAATCCCTATATTATTGATTTCTTCGGCAGTAGTTTTGGAATTAGACTTTCTACCTTTTTATGAGTATGCTTACCAGAAATACCATATTAGCGAAGTAACTGGTTTTACCAATGACCAATTAATGGTGATTACCCGTCATCTGATTCAATTTTTTAACGATAAAGTAGCCCATGCTCAGTTGATGATAGAAAATAATGGTAAACCAATGTACCTATTCCACGTCTATGAAATAGAACACCTAAATGATGTGAAGGTGCTTTTCCACTATGCATTTCAGGTTTTAATCGTTACTCTTTTATACTGTTTAGGTTATCTTCTTTTTACCATGGTAAGCCGAAATAGAAAGAAATGGTATTATTTTTGGAAGGGATTAAGAAATGGGAATATCTTAACCCTTGGTTCGTTGCTTGGTTTGGGAATTGCCATATTTTTTGGTTTTCATAATCTTTTTACCAAGTTCCATTATCTGGTTTTTGGAGATCCCCGGAATTCACCATGGATGCTGGACCCCAAAACCGATTATTTAATTAGGATGTATCCTCTTAATTTCTGGCAGGATGCTGTAATACTGGGAATTGGTATGGTTATTCTTACCGCTCTGCTTTTAATCTTTATTAGCAGTATTGTTCTGATTAGTTATCGTAAAAGGATTAGATATTAG
- a CDS encoding DUF3798 domain-containing protein, giving the protein MNSFRKYLVLVLVTAIVLSVMTFSALGQDKWKIGIMTNTVTQNEEEYRAAQNVLAKYGSEHVIHMTFPDKFMDEQETTIANLVSMAADPDLKALVICQAVPGTAPGIDSVKEIRNDLLIIAGQPQEDPPVISTRADIVLQLDEMGMGVAIPNQAKALGAKVFVHYSFPRHMSYPLLSGRRELMKKTCAEIDLEFVDATSPDPTGDAGISGSQQFILEDVPRMVDKYGKDTAFFSTNCSQQVPLISAVVSTGAIYPQPCCPSPYHGFPSALGIEIPADKQGDIDYVVQEITRIMAEKGMTGRTSTWPVPVAMMFIEGSAEYAKDWIHGEFKEKMNIPILMEKFKEYSGVDANLTQLEEGGVKYDNYYVILMDFLTF; this is encoded by the coding sequence ATGAATAGTTTTAGAAAATATTTGGTTCTGGTTTTAGTAACAGCAATTGTTTTATCAGTGATGACCTTTTCTGCTCTGGGACAGGATAAATGGAAAATAGGTATTATGACGAACACGGTTACCCAGAATGAAGAAGAGTATAGAGCAGCACAAAATGTTCTGGCTAAATATGGATCAGAACATGTAATCCACATGACATTTCCTGATAAGTTTATGGACGAACAGGAAACTACCATTGCTAATTTAGTTAGTATGGCTGCCGATCCGGATTTAAAAGCATTAGTGATTTGCCAGGCAGTTCCGGGAACAGCTCCGGGTATAGACAGCGTAAAGGAAATAAGGAATGATCTGCTTATAATTGCCGGACAGCCTCAGGAAGATCCTCCGGTAATATCAACCAGAGCCGATATAGTATTACAACTGGACGAGATGGGAATGGGTGTGGCAATCCCCAATCAAGCGAAGGCTCTGGGTGCCAAAGTATTTGTCCATTATTCCTTCCCCAGGCATATGTCTTATCCGCTTCTGTCAGGTAGAAGAGAACTAATGAAGAAAACATGTGCAGAGATTGATCTGGAATTCGTAGATGCTACCTCTCCTGATCCTACTGGTGATGCAGGTATTTCAGGTTCACAGCAATTTATACTGGAAGATGTTCCCAGGATGGTAGATAAATATGGCAAGGATACTGCCTTTTTCAGCACAAACTGTTCTCAACAGGTGCCTTTGATTAGTGCTGTGGTGTCAACCGGAGCTATCTACCCACAGCCCTGCTGTCCCTCACCTTACCATGGATTTCCCTCGGCTCTGGGTATTGAAATACCGGCAGATAAACAGGGAGATATTGATTATGTAGTCCAGGAGATTACCAGGATTATGGCAGAAAAGGGAATGACCGGAAGGACTTCTACCTGGCCAGTTCCGGTTGCCATGATGTTTATTGAGGGTTCCGCAGAGTATGCTAAGGACTGGATCCATGGAGAATTCAAAGAAAAAATGAATATTCCCATACTCATGGAGAAATTTAAGGAATATTCCGGTGTTGATGCTAATCTGACCCAGCTGGAAGAAGGCGGCGTTAAGTATGATAATTATTATGTAATACTAATGGATTTCCTTACTTTTTAA
- a CDS encoding DUF3798 domain-containing protein, which yields MNSFRKYLVLVLVTAIVLSVMTFSALGQDKWKIGIMTGTVTQGEEEFRAAQNVLAKYGSEHIIVMTYPDKFMDEQETTIANMVSMASDPDVKALIICQAVPGTSPGIDTVKEIRDDLLIITAVPHEDPPVISARADLVLASDELGMGITIPNQAKALGAKVLVHYSFPRHMSYPLLSARRELIKKTCAEIGLEFVDATSPDPTGDAGISGSQQFILEDVPRMVDKYGKDTAFFSTNCSQQIPLISAVVSTGAIYPQPCCPSPYHGFPSALGIEIPADKQGDIDYVVQEITRIMAEKGMTGRTSTWPAPVAMMFIEGSTEYAKSWIEGQFTEKVSLPKLVEKFKEYAGVDINLKTLEESGVSYDNYFVVLLDFLTF from the coding sequence ATGAATAGTTTTAGAAAATATTTGGTTCTGGTTTTAGTAACAGCAATTGTTTTATCAGTGATGACCTTTTCTGCTCTGGGACAGGATAAATGGAAAATAGGTATTATGACTGGTACGGTTACTCAAGGAGAGGAAGAGTTCAGGGCAGCACAAAATGTTCTGGCTAAATATGGATCAGAACATATAATAGTAATGACTTACCCGGATAAGTTTATGGATGAACAGGAAACCACCATTGCTAATATGGTAAGTATGGCTTCAGATCCGGATGTAAAGGCATTAATTATTTGCCAAGCAGTTCCGGGAACTTCACCTGGTATAGACACTGTAAAGGAGATTAGGGATGATCTTCTCATTATAACAGCGGTACCCCATGAAGATCCACCGGTAATATCAGCCAGAGCTGATCTAGTACTTGCTTCTGATGAGCTGGGAATGGGCATTACAATTCCCAATCAAGCAAAGGCTCTGGGTGCAAAAGTGTTAGTCCACTATTCCTTCCCCAGGCATATGTCTTATCCGCTTCTTTCGGCAAGAAGGGAATTAATAAAGAAAACATGTGCAGAGATTGGTCTGGAATTCGTAGATGCTACCTCTCCTGATCCTACTGGTGATGCAGGTATTTCAGGGTCTCAACAATTTATACTGGAAGATGTTCCCAGGATGGTAGATAAATATGGCAAGGATACTGCCTTTTTCAGCACAAACTGCTCGCAGCAGATTCCCCTAATCAGTGCCGTGGTGTCAACCGGAGCTATCTACCCACAGCCCTGCTGTCCCTCACCTTACCATGGATTTCCCTCGGCTCTGGGTATTGAAATACCGGCAGATAAACAGGGAGATATTGATTATGTAGTCCAGGAGATTACCAGGATTATGGCAGAAAAGGGAATGACCGGAAGGACTTCTACCTGGCCAGCACCGGTTGCTATGATGTTTATTGAAGGTTCCACTGAATATGCAAAATCCTGGATTGAAGGCCAATTCACAGAAAAGGTATCTTTACCAAAACTGGTTGAAAAATTTAAGGAATACGCTGGTGTCGATATCAATCTAAAGACTTTGGAAGAGAGCGGAGTTTCCTACGATAACTATTTTGTCGTATTACTAGATTTCCTCACTTTCTAA
- a CDS encoding nitroreductase family protein, which translates to MLSDLIKKSRSYRRFDESKKISKKELVDLVDLARLSPSAANRQPLKYYLSYTKESNKLIFSTLAWAAYLKDWKGPAQGERPTAYIIILGDNNIATNFGIDPGIAAQSILLGATEKSLGGCIFGAVARDRLRTLLNISSQYEILYVLAIGYPIEKIQIDEIGSHGNIQYWRDENQMHHVPKRSLSEIIISQ; encoded by the coding sequence ATGTTAAGTGATTTAATAAAAAAAAGTCGCAGTTATCGTCGTTTTGATGAAAGCAAGAAGATAAGTAAAAAAGAGCTTGTAGATTTAGTTGATTTAGCAAGATTATCTCCTTCTGCAGCTAATCGGCAGCCGCTAAAATACTATTTATCCTATACAAAGGAAAGCAATAAACTTATATTTAGCACTCTTGCCTGGGCTGCTTATTTGAAGGATTGGAAAGGACCTGCCCAGGGAGAAAGACCTACAGCCTATATTATTATTTTAGGTGATAATAACATTGCTACTAATTTTGGTATAGATCCTGGTATAGCTGCCCAAAGTATATTACTGGGTGCCACTGAGAAAAGCTTAGGAGGTTGCATATTTGGTGCTGTAGCTCGCGATAGATTGAGAACTTTGCTTAATATATCTTCTCAATATGAAATTCTATACGTACTGGCAATTGGTTATCCGATAGAGAAAATTCAGATCGATGAAATAGGTTCACATGGAAATATCCAATATTGGCGCGATGAAAATCAAATGCATCATGTACCCAAAAGATCTCTTTCTGAAATAATCATCTCCCAATAG